One genomic region from Flagellimonas oceani encodes:
- a CDS encoding RagB/SusD family nutrient uptake outer membrane protein: protein MEPRYFTARICFVLLMAFCSCGDYLDVEPKGYVLLNTTRDYHNWLNDVALMEGPSELNQLNDFIDNPSIAMPPTQIYDLVYIWANQYAIDIPAKAVIWEDHYNRINGFNTVINGVDGATGSPAEKNMLKAEALLGRALEYFYLMNEYAPMYDAESARNDLAVPFVESNDISDPVPQRSSVQEIFDHIIADIEAALPDLPSDNSTNRYRGSVASAHSVLARLYFYAGFYTEAQENARLAIDEGNAAMIDYNGPFPDLPLFIMRPDAIYARFTESAGFICSLDYVNKFDPNDLRFSLLFVNQDNGTYTERGATQYYPAIMVPTLALINLGTSVQEMKLIIAEAAARNNDLDEALKQLNEIRINRFAPENYEPLQSTDQDTVLEWALRERELELPFQGMRWFDMRRLDKENRMETVYRYDAEGNVIATLPKNSPKYTLQIPIQVMQYHPDWTQNPWE, encoded by the coding sequence ATGGAACCCAGATATTTCACCGCCCGTATATGTTTCGTATTGCTCATGGCATTCTGCTCATGTGGGGATTACCTTGATGTGGAACCAAAAGGGTATGTATTATTGAACACAACAAGGGATTACCATAACTGGTTAAATGATGTCGCATTGATGGAAGGCCCCTCTGAATTGAACCAATTAAACGATTTTATCGATAACCCGTCCATAGCGATGCCCCCTACCCAGATATACGACCTGGTATATATCTGGGCGAATCAATATGCTATTGATATACCGGCAAAAGCAGTTATTTGGGAAGACCATTATAACCGCATAAACGGCTTCAATACCGTCATTAATGGAGTCGATGGGGCGACCGGCAGCCCAGCAGAAAAGAACATGTTGAAAGCTGAGGCGCTTTTGGGAAGGGCTTTGGAGTATTTTTACCTAATGAACGAGTATGCCCCGATGTATGATGCCGAAAGCGCCAGAAACGATTTAGCCGTCCCATTTGTGGAATCCAATGATATTTCTGACCCCGTTCCCCAGCGGTCATCCGTTCAAGAGATTTTTGATCATATTATCGCTGATATTGAGGCCGCATTGCCCGACTTGCCTTCGGATAACAGTACAAATAGGTATCGTGGTTCTGTGGCTTCCGCCCATAGTGTCTTGGCCAGATTGTATTTCTATGCTGGTTTTTATACCGAGGCCCAAGAAAACGCTCGGCTTGCCATTGACGAGGGAAATGCCGCCATGATCGATTATAATGGTCCATTTCCTGATTTGCCCTTGTTCATTATGAGACCTGATGCCATTTATGCCAGATTCACGGAAAGTGCCGGTTTTATATGCTCATTGGACTATGTAAACAAGTTCGATCCGAATGACTTGAGATTCAGTCTACTTTTCGTGAACCAAGACAATGGAACTTATACGGAACGTGGGGCAACCCAATATTACCCAGCTATCATGGTTCCAACCTTGGCCCTCATCAATCTGGGCACATCCGTTCAGGAGATGAAATTGATCATTGCCGAAGCAGCCGCTCGAAACAATGATCTGGACGAAGCATTAAAACAGCTCAATGAAATACGTATCAATCGCTTTGCTCCCGAAAACTATGAGCCTTTGCAATCGACCGATCAAGATACGGTCCTTGAATGGGCCCTGAGGGAAAGGGAATTGGAACTCCCCTTTCAGGGAATGCGATGGTTTGATATGCGAAGGTTGGATAAGGAAAACCGTATGGAGACCGTTTATCGTTACGATGCCGAGGGCAATGTGATTGCTACCTTGCCCAAAAACAGCCC